One Tursiops truncatus isolate mTurTru1 chromosome 3, mTurTru1.mat.Y, whole genome shotgun sequence DNA segment encodes these proteins:
- the LOC109549114 gene encoding uncharacterized protein isoform X1 — MPHPPSQPDRRGKSLWAEEVLSKQRNAAWNPGDWGGEEGGGGAAEAVRPPASPPVSPEELPPPPARAAVPEKREEAALGGCFPVHFCRPRRRRRAPAPLPLLAAAHSAPSPACALSRIPSRPKCPETRRALGTCPAAVRRASRAGRCRPALALLQPRGLRSRPARRRGAGELELAPAAALQRSRSRPGGAPPRGRGHTREVDLANTPLLLADTHLLASLPGFKGIRALPSFKENRPLRAAAPKTSSSRSWLFPSSGLTEPQAAGPQGT, encoded by the exons ATGCCCCACCCCCCGTCACAGCCTGACCGCCGGGGGAAAAGCCTCTGGGCGGAGGAGGTGctttcaaaacaaagaaatgcGGCGTGGAACCCGGGGGACTGGGGTGGTGAGGAAGGCGGAGGAGGTGCGGCTGAGGCCGTCCGGCCGCCCGCTTCCCCTCCAGTCAGCCCGGAggagctccccccacccccagcccgagCTGCGGTGccggagaagagggaggaggctgCGTTAGGCGGCTGTTTTCCAGTTCACTTTTGCAGACCAAGGCGGAGAAGAAGAGCACCAGCTCCGCTGCCCCTCTTGGCTGCGGCGCATTCAGCCCCGAGCCCCGCGTGCGCTCTGTCTCGGATACCGAGCCGGCCAAAGTGTCCGGAAACGCGCAGAGCGCTCGGAACCTGTCCCGCAGCTGTGCGACGCGCGTCTAGAGCTGGCCGCTGCCGCCCCGCCCTCGCGCTCCTTCAGCCCCGCGGGCTGAGAAGCCGGCCCGCCCGCCGGCGCGGAGCTGGGGAACTTGAACTGGCCCCAGCGGCCGCTCTGCAGAGATCCCGCTCCAGGCCCGGGGGTGCTCCGCCTCGGGGTAGAGGGCACACCCGGGAAGTGGATTTAGCAAACACACCTTT GTTATTGGCTGATACCCACCTGCTCGCCTCGTTGCCTGGATTTAAAGGGATAAGAGCGCTCCCGAGTTTTAAAGAAAATCGCCCACTCAGGGCCGCGGCCCCGAAGACCTCGAGCTCCAGGTCTTGGCTCTTCCCCTCTTCAGGCCTCACCGAGCCCCAGGCTGCAGGTCCCCAGGGGACCTGA
- the LOC109549114 gene encoding uncharacterized protein isoform X2, with translation MPHPPSQPDRRGKSLWAEEVLSKQRNAAWNPGDWGGEEGGGGAAEAVRPPASPPVSPEELPPPPARAAVPEKREEAALGGCFPVHFCRPRRRRRAPAPLPLLAAAHSAPSPACALSRIPSRPKCPETRRALGTCPAAVRRASRAGRCRPALALLQPRGLRSRPARRRGAGELELAPAAALQRSRSRPGGAPPRGRGHTREVDLANTPLNRSRRPEKLTTHSYSS, from the coding sequence ATGCCCCACCCCCCGTCACAGCCTGACCGCCGGGGGAAAAGCCTCTGGGCGGAGGAGGTGctttcaaaacaaagaaatgcGGCGTGGAACCCGGGGGACTGGGGTGGTGAGGAAGGCGGAGGAGGTGCGGCTGAGGCCGTCCGGCCGCCCGCTTCCCCTCCAGTCAGCCCGGAggagctccccccacccccagcccgagCTGCGGTGccggagaagagggaggaggctgCGTTAGGCGGCTGTTTTCCAGTTCACTTTTGCAGACCAAGGCGGAGAAGAAGAGCACCAGCTCCGCTGCCCCTCTTGGCTGCGGCGCATTCAGCCCCGAGCCCCGCGTGCGCTCTGTCTCGGATACCGAGCCGGCCAAAGTGTCCGGAAACGCGCAGAGCGCTCGGAACCTGTCCCGCAGCTGTGCGACGCGCGTCTAGAGCTGGCCGCTGCCGCCCCGCCCTCGCGCTCCTTCAGCCCCGCGGGCTGAGAAGCCGGCCCGCCCGCCGGCGCGGAGCTGGGGAACTTGAACTGGCCCCAGCGGCCGCTCTGCAGAGATCCCGCTCCAGGCCCGGGGGTGCTCCGCCTCGGGGTAGAGGGCACACCCGGGAAGTGGATTTAGCAAACACACCTTT